The Aeromicrobium yanjiei DNA segment GCCGTCGTGGGCTCCGGCCCCGCGGGTCTCGCGGCCGCCCAGCAGCTGACCCGGGCCGGGCACACCGTCGCGGTCTACGAGCGTGACGACAAGCCCGGCGGGCTGCTGCGCTACGGCATCCCCGAGTTCAAGATGGAGAAGGTCCACGTCGACCGTCGCATCAACCAGATGGAGCGCGAGGGAACGGTCTTCCGCACGGGCGTGCAGGTCGGCGACACGCTGACCGGCTCGCAGCTGCGCGATCGCTACGACGCGGTCGTGCTGGCGATCGGCTCGACCGTGCGCCGCGACCTCCCGGCCCCGGGCCGCGAGCTGGCCGGCATCCACCAGGCCATGGAGTTCCTGCCCCAGGCCAACCGGGTCGCGCTCGGCGAGGAGGTCGAGGACCAGATCGTCGCGACCGGCAAGGACGTCGTCATCATCGGTGGCGGCGACACCGGCGCCGACTGCCTCGGCACGTCGGTGCGCCAGGGCGCCCGGTCGATCACGCAGCTCGAGATCATGCCCAACCCGGGCACCGAGCGTCCCGGCCACCAGCCGTGGCCGACGTACCCGATGACGTACCGGGTGTCCTCCGCGCACGAGGAGGCGGGCGACCGCGTCTACTCGGTGTCGACCAAGGAGTTCGTCGGCGACGAGAACGGCCACGTGAGCGCCCTGCGTCTGGTCGAGGTCGAGTTCGTCGACGGCAAGCTCACCGAGATCGAGGGCACCGAGCGTGACCTGCCCGCGCAGCTCGTGCTGTTCGCGATGGGCTTCACCGGCCCGCAGACCGAGGGTCTGGTCGACCAGCTCGGCTGCGAGCTCGACGAGCGGGGCAACGTCAAGCGCGACAAGCGCTACATGTCCAGCGTGGACGGCGTGTTCGTCGCAGGAGACGCGGGACGCGGCCAGTCGCTCATCGTGTGGGCCATCGCGGAGGGACGTTCGGCCGCCTCGGGCGTCGATGCGTACCTGTCGGGGTCGACCAACCTGCCCGCGCCGATCCCGCCGAACGCACGTCCCCTGGCGGTCTGAGACGAGCGGTTGCCGGCTTTTCTGATTTTGTTGTGTGAAACGACAAAATTGACTCGCCGGTAACCGCTCGGCATGTCTACTGTGGAGATGTGAGAAGAGCAAAGATCGTCTGCACCCTTGGTCCTGCTGTCGGCAACGCCTTCAAGATCCTCAAGCTGGCCGAGGCCGGGATGGACGTCGCACGGCTCAACATGAGCCACGGCGACCAGTCCGACCACGAGCAGAACTTCGGCTGGGTCCGTGAGGCCGCCGAGACCACGGGCAAGGCGATCGCGATCCTCGCGGACCTGCAGGGTCCCAAGATCCGTCTGGGCCGGTTCGCCGACGGTCCGGTCCACCTCGAGGTCGGCTCGACGTTCACGATCACGACCGACGACATCCTGGGCGACCACTCGCGGTGCTCCACGACGTACAAGGGCCTGCCGGGCGACGTGAAGGCCGGCGACGAGATCCTCATCGACGACGGGCGCATGCGCCTGCGTGCCACGGAGGTCACCGCGACCGACGTGACCTGCGAGGTCGAGACCGCCGGGCCGGTCAGCAACAACAAGGGCATCAACCTGCCCGGCGTCATGGTCAGCGTCCCGGCGATGAGCGAGAAGGACGTCGACGACCTGCGGTTCGCGCTGCGACTCGGTGTCGACT contains these protein-coding regions:
- a CDS encoding glutamate synthase subunit beta, translating into MADPRGFITTPRQVAQRRPVEERVKDWNEVYPGGPGRALLPIITEQAGRCMDCGIPFCHSGCPLGNLIPEWNDLVWRDDWDEALDRLHATNNFPEFTGRLCPAPCETACVVGINRDAVTIKNVEVSIIDKAWDDRRVRPEAPEWLTGKTVAVVGSGPAGLAAAQQLTRAGHTVAVYERDDKPGGLLRYGIPEFKMEKVHVDRRINQMEREGTVFRTGVQVGDTLTGSQLRDRYDAVVLAIGSTVRRDLPAPGRELAGIHQAMEFLPQANRVALGEEVEDQIVATGKDVVIIGGGDTGADCLGTSVRQGARSITQLEIMPNPGTERPGHQPWPTYPMTYRVSSAHEEAGDRVYSVSTKEFVGDENGHVSALRLVEVEFVDGKLTEIEGTERDLPAQLVLFAMGFTGPQTEGLVDQLGCELDERGNVKRDKRYMSSVDGVFVAGDAGRGQSLIVWAIAEGRSAASGVDAYLSGSTNLPAPIPPNARPLAV